A part of Thermococcus sp. SY098 genomic DNA contains:
- a CDS encoding UPF0175 family protein, whose protein sequence is MEELWLISEFEKIVALNPDKVIRLLKKDKELFWEVVVSAYLDRKISLSKAAELLEMTREELIEEFHKRGIPIRKLSKEDVIAEVEALNCL, encoded by the coding sequence ATGGAAGAGCTTTGGCTGATAAGCGAGTTCGAGAAGATTGTAGCACTCAATCCGGATAAGGTAATAAGGCTCCTAAAAAAAGACAAAGAACTATTTTGGGAAGTTGTGGTTAGTGCTTACCTTGACAGAAAAATCAGCTTGAGTAAGGCAGCAGAACTTTTAGAAATGACCCGAGAGGAGCTAATCGAAGAGTTTCATAAAAGAGGCATCCCTATTAGAAAATTGAGCAAGGAAGATGTCATAGCAGAGGTGGAGGCACTGAATTGTTTGTAA
- a CDS encoding ATP-binding protein — MLRDEEILEALVPYNFWGKPQETGIEREEYLEKIETFCRAGNFIIAIIGPRRAGKTFLARQFLKRKISQGLNPKQTLYVNLEDPKFHAYLSLELLDEIYRVYKIHINDEDFSLIVLDEVQNLPNWERWVRSIAEKENAKVIVTGSTSSLLKTEVSGVLTGRSLTLEVFPLTFREFLSFKGLNLRSFAEIVAHEIKIERLLAEYMEFGGFPQVVLVGDEYLKREILKELFEGIVIRDIAFRHGFKELNTVKLIAELSVNRFASLVSGSSLRNEVAGIVKRKVSPNFVIEVLEALEESYLIFRIPPLSYKVSDIKRHPRKLYVIDTGIINAVTLRFSKNIGRLAENIVALHLIKKFGKENVFYYKGNREVDFLIKEGLEVTKAIQVSWNLSESKKREVKGLLEAMEEFSLEKGVIITSAYEGLEEIKGKRIRYIPLWKFLLLE; from the coding sequence ATGCTGAGGGATGAAGAGATATTGGAGGCATTAGTCCCTTATAATTTTTGGGGAAAACCTCAGGAGACTGGTATTGAAAGAGAGGAATATCTGGAAAAGATTGAAACTTTTTGCAGGGCTGGGAACTTTATAATAGCAATTATAGGCCCAAGGAGAGCTGGAAAGACATTTTTGGCGAGACAGTTTTTAAAAAGGAAAATATCACAAGGGCTGAATCCCAAACAAACCCTGTATGTGAACCTCGAAGATCCTAAATTCCATGCATACCTCAGCTTGGAGCTCCTTGATGAGATTTATAGGGTGTATAAAATCCACATTAATGACGAAGATTTTTCTCTCATAGTTTTAGATGAGGTGCAAAACCTTCCAAACTGGGAACGATGGGTCAGGAGCATAGCTGAAAAGGAGAATGCTAAAGTGATTGTAACTGGCTCAACATCTTCTTTGCTTAAAACTGAAGTTTCTGGAGTGCTGACAGGGAGGAGCTTAACTTTAGAAGTTTTTCCTTTAACCTTCAGGGAGTTTTTGAGTTTTAAAGGTTTAAATTTGAGGAGCTTCGCAGAAATCGTTGCACATGAAATAAAAATTGAGCGTCTTTTGGCTGAATATATGGAATTTGGGGGTTTTCCACAAGTTGTGCTGGTTGGAGATGAATATTTGAAAAGGGAAATCTTGAAAGAACTTTTTGAGGGAATAGTTATCCGGGATATTGCTTTTCGTCATGGATTTAAAGAGTTGAATACTGTGAAGCTGATTGCAGAACTATCAGTGAACAGGTTCGCTTCGCTTGTAAGTGGGAGTTCCCTTAGGAATGAAGTTGCCGGGATCGTAAAGAGAAAAGTTTCTCCAAATTTTGTGATAGAAGTTTTAGAGGCACTGGAGGAGAGCTATTTGATCTTTAGAATTCCACCGCTTTCATATAAGGTTAGTGATATTAAACGGCATCCGAGGAAACTCTATGTGATTGACACCGGTATAATAAATGCTGTAACACTCAGGTTTTCTAAGAACATTGGACGGTTGGCTGAGAATATTGTGGCACTGCATTTAATAAAAAAATTTGGAAAAGAGAATGTGTTTTATTATAAAGGAAATAGAGAAGTTGATTTTTTAATTAAGGAAGGCTTGGAGGTAACAAAAGCAATACAAGTGAGCTGGAACTTAAGTGAGAGTAAGAAGAGGGAAGTTAAAGGTTTGCTGGAGGCCATGGAAGAGTTTTCGCTGGAAAAAGGAGTGATAATAACATCAGCCTATGAAGGATTAGAGGAAATTAAAGGAAAACGTATAAGATACATCCCGCTGTGGAAGTTCTTGCTGTTAGAATAA
- a CDS encoding ATP-binding protein — translation MIRKFVNRKRELEVLERAWREGFRLFVVYGRRRVGKTALLKKFLENKRSIYFLCSQRGYEKDIERFSHEISSFIGAPVRFESFRDAFKFLRGLGRLLVILDEFSYLIEADKGVTSEFQEVVDIVLEGSEITIILCGSSVGMMEREVLSYKSPLYGRASGVLKVKPFRFFDMVEWFGEDFERLVRLYGVTWGIPRYMEFFKTGSDDEIINNFFDPSAFLFNEARLLLMEELRNPARYMQIIEAIAMGKTRLNEIAQYVGMEAKDLSAYLRVLSNLGIVRREVPITERKAKRGIYVIEDEYFRFYHRFVSPHYEEIDSLNPEPAIQDFLRNFNTYLGKTFEKAAREFLIELNKHGRLPFKFTKIGKWWHKNEEIDLVALDKRENKALLVEVKWKELSEREARGVLKDLERKSGLVGLENWQKYYGVIAKGIKGKEALKSGGWLLWDLEDFEDLNFKIRKL, via the coding sequence ATGATTCGAAAATTTGTAAACCGGAAGAGAGAGCTCGAAGTCCTAGAGAGAGCATGGAGGGAAGGATTTCGACTTTTTGTGGTCTACGGGAGAAGAAGGGTGGGAAAGACCGCCCTTTTGAAGAAATTCTTGGAGAATAAAAGGAGCATATATTTTCTCTGCTCCCAGAGGGGATATGAGAAAGACATCGAGAGATTTTCTCACGAGATAAGTTCTTTTATTGGTGCTCCGGTAAGATTCGAAAGCTTTAGGGATGCATTTAAGTTCCTAAGGGGGCTGGGGAGGCTTTTGGTGATTCTTGATGAGTTCTCTTACTTGATAGAGGCAGACAAGGGTGTTACATCCGAGTTTCAGGAGGTGGTGGATATAGTGCTTGAGGGTTCAGAGATCACCATTATCCTCTGCGGTTCGAGCGTTGGAATGATGGAGCGTGAGGTTCTCAGCTACAAGAGCCCCCTCTACGGTCGGGCAAGTGGGGTTCTGAAGGTCAAACCATTCCGCTTCTTCGACATGGTCGAATGGTTTGGAGAGGACTTTGAGAGACTTGTGAGGCTTTATGGAGTCACGTGGGGGATTCCCAGGTACATGGAATTCTTCAAAACGGGGAGCGATGATGAGATTATCAACAACTTCTTTGATCCGAGTGCATTTCTTTTCAACGAGGCGAGGCTTCTCCTCATGGAGGAACTGAGGAACCCAGCCAGATACATGCAGATCATCGAGGCCATAGCCATGGGGAAAACCCGGCTTAACGAGATCGCTCAGTACGTTGGGATGGAGGCCAAAGATCTATCTGCATATCTTAGGGTGCTCTCGAATCTTGGAATTGTGAGGCGGGAAGTTCCAATAACAGAGAGGAAAGCCAAGAGAGGGATTTATGTTATAGAAGATGAGTACTTTCGTTTTTACCACCGCTTCGTCAGTCCGCATTATGAGGAGATAGACTCCCTCAACCCTGAGCCAGCAATTCAGGACTTCCTGAGGAACTTTAACACATACCTTGGAAAGACCTTCGAAAAAGCAGCCAGAGAGTTTCTGATAGAACTTAACAAGCATGGCAGGTTGCCATTTAAATTTACGAAGATCGGAAAGTGGTGGCATAAAAATGAGGAGATTGACCTCGTTGCACTGGACAAAAGGGAAAATAAGGCTCTACTGGTGGAGGTAAAGTGGAAGGAGCTGAGCGAGAGGGAAGCGAGGGGAGTTCTAAAAGATTTGGAGCGTAAAAGTGGGCTTGTTGGGTTAGAAAACTGGCAGAAGTATTACGGGGTGATAGCGAAGGGTATTAAAGGTAAGGAGGCTCTTAAAAGTGGGGGCTGGCTCTTGTGGGATTTGGAGGACTTCGAGGATTTGAATTTTAAGATAAGAAAACTCTGA
- the rfbD gene encoding dTDP-4-dehydrorhamnose reductase yields the protein MRVAIIGANGQLGTDLVEIFGEEAIPLTHEDLDVTDFESLKILKELKPDVIINTAAYVRVDDAELYPEKAFQVNAIGALNVARIASEIDAVNVYISTDYVFDGTKGEPYTEEDVPNPISVYGLSKYTGEIFTRNYSKKYYIIRVASLYGKAGASGKGGNFVEFMIQKAKKGEEIRVVDDMFMSPTYTKDVARTLKNFLELKSEFGVYHMVNEGYCSWYEFTREIFKILEWDVEVKPIKASELKRLAKRPRFSALKNEKLEKLGLKMKRWEGALEEYLEEKGYL from the coding sequence ATGAGGGTTGCAATAATTGGGGCGAATGGGCAGTTGGGGACGGATTTAGTTGAAATCTTTGGAGAAGAGGCGATTCCCTTGACTCATGAAGATTTAGATGTTACTGATTTCGAGAGCTTGAAGATTTTGAAGGAGCTTAAGCCTGATGTGATAATCAATACAGCCGCATACGTTAGGGTTGATGATGCGGAACTTTATCCAGAGAAAGCGTTTCAGGTCAATGCAATTGGAGCTTTAAACGTTGCAAGGATAGCCAGCGAAATTGATGCTGTTAATGTTTACATCAGCACGGATTACGTTTTTGACGGAACTAAAGGAGAGCCTTACACTGAGGAAGATGTTCCAAACCCAATAAGTGTTTATGGTTTAAGTAAATATACTGGGGAAATTTTTACGAGAAATTATTCTAAAAAATATTACATCATTAGAGTTGCGAGTTTGTATGGGAAAGCTGGAGCGAGCGGAAAAGGCGGAAACTTCGTTGAGTTCATGATTCAAAAGGCCAAGAAGGGAGAGGAGATTAGAGTTGTTGACGACATGTTTATGAGCCCAACTTATACTAAAGATGTCGCCAGAACATTGAAGAATTTCTTGGAGCTAAAGTCAGAGTTTGGAGTCTACCACATGGTGAATGAAGGTTACTGCAGTTGGTATGAATTTACGAGGGAGATATTTAAAATTTTAGAATGGGATGTTGAAGTGAAGCCAATAAAAGCAAGTGAGCTGAAGAGACTAGCAAAGAGGCCAAGATTTTCGGCGTTGAAGAATGAAAAGCTGGAAAAGCTTGGGCTCAAAATGAAACGTTGGGAGGGGGCTTTGGAAGAGTATTTAGAGGAGAAGGGATATCTCTAG
- a CDS encoding type II toxin-antitoxin system VapC family toxin, with protein sequence MIVIDSSAFSKFLLNEEGWEKVIPYLDPDLEPHAVDMLTIETTNVIWKYMKKYKLITREQAIGLYKQMTKLIGEEVIILEPSEKYLQEALKIAMDYDISIYDSLFLAQARNLKAELITSDKRQRDVAREIGMEVEYIK encoded by the coding sequence GTGATAGTCATTGACTCTTCGGCCTTTTCAAAGTTCTTATTAAATGAAGAAGGCTGGGAGAAAGTAATCCCATACTTAGACCCCGACTTAGAACCACATGCCGTGGATATGTTGACCATTGAGACGACGAATGTGATATGGAAATACATGAAAAAGTACAAGCTAATAACGAGAGAACAAGCTATAGGACTTTACAAGCAGATGACAAAGCTCATAGGGGAGGAGGTAATAATATTGGAGCCAAGTGAAAAATATTTGCAAGAAGCTTTGAAAATTGCCATGGATTATGACATTTCCATTTATGACAGCCTGTTTTTGGCACAGGCAAGAAATCTGAAAGCTGAACTAATAACGAGCGATAAAAGACAAAGAGATGTGGCGAGAGAAATTGGAATGGAGGTAGAGTACATAAAATAA
- a CDS encoding putative toxin-antitoxin system toxin component, PIN family — protein sequence MPKLKVVLDTSILISALKSRDIKRSPSWKILTLLSEDKLVNYGSKETIEEMKETLAIVGILVGKPEKAKAIYHLVLNHTKRVSPRVRFEEDRELVKLVGHADDVKFLNVVYASKSRYLISMNVRHLVKLRNPKTLKFNLKRHWFYIFKDPEFIKYVKEKYKWKV from the coding sequence ATGCCTAAGCTCAAGGTTGTTTTGGATACGTCTATTTTAATCAGTGCTTTAAAATCGAGAGATATTAAGCGGAGTCCTTCTTGGAAGATTTTAACTCTCCTTAGTGAGGACAAATTAGTTAATTATGGTTCTAAGGAGACCATTGAAGAGATGAAAGAAACTCTTGCAATTGTTGGTATACTTGTTGGAAAACCTGAAAAAGCCAAAGCTATTTATCATTTGGTTTTGAATCATACTAAGCGAGTTTCTCCAAGAGTTCGATTTGAAGAAGATAGAGAACTTGTTAAGCTGGTTGGTCATGCTGATGATGTCAAGTTCCTGAATGTTGTTTATGCTTCAAAATCTCGTTATCTGATCAGCATGAACGTCAGGCATTTAGTAAAACTGCGGAATCCAAAGACACTTAAGTTTAATCTCAAAAGGCACTGGTTTTATATATTCAAGGATCCAGAATTCATAAAATACGTGAAAGAAAAATATAAATGGAAAGTCTAA
- a CDS encoding ATP-binding protein — protein MNIVRFIDREIEMEILEEARKRSKKKLYTIVVYGLRRVGKTRLLLEFLGEKDLYFFVNRGKTSESLLREYEEILRKKGVITKYEHVSTWDEFFEVLFERFNGAVVFDEFQDFQRVEPSVFSTLQNFIDLHENRKNLMLIFTGSTVGMIKKLFRDSKEPLYGRIKRELHVKELGIKASYEMSRELGIDDIDDFMKLYAVFGGFPKYYVAIEDEGLEGKSAEEIIRALFFSPSAPLEEEVPRILSLEFGRRSGVYYDILEAVANGATSLSKIAGYMNREETSLTRQIKELVDYFKLLSYDRAILGKERVIYIRHPLLNFWFRFIHPRLSEYEAMREDLGEEVISMLPDYTGRRFDFICRELLWILNVKGDLPFKFTEIGRHWGYYRENGQRKVYEIDVVALSRDKKKALFGECKWRNKPINGEEILEELKRKVELSNWKGESHYLLICRKAKNVPDELIVLDENAILQILRGD, from the coding sequence GTGAATATAGTGCGCTTCATTGACAGAGAAATTGAGATGGAAATACTCGAAGAAGCAAGGAAACGCTCAAAAAAGAAGCTTTACACCATCGTGGTTTATGGATTGAGGCGAGTTGGTAAAACGAGGCTTCTTCTTGAGTTCTTGGGAGAGAAAGACCTTTATTTCTTCGTGAATAGAGGCAAGACTTCTGAATCCCTTTTGAGAGAGTACGAAGAAATTCTGAGGAAAAAAGGAGTTATAACAAAATATGAGCATGTCTCAACATGGGATGAGTTTTTTGAAGTACTTTTCGAGAGATTTAACGGCGCTGTCGTCTTCGATGAATTTCAGGACTTTCAGAGGGTTGAGCCTTCGGTGTTCTCAACCCTTCAAAACTTCATAGACCTCCATGAGAACAGGAAAAATCTCATGCTAATCTTCACCGGCTCAACAGTTGGAATGATTAAAAAGCTCTTCAGGGATTCGAAGGAGCCGCTCTACGGAAGGATAAAGCGTGAACTTCACGTGAAGGAGCTTGGAATTAAAGCCAGCTACGAAATGTCAAGGGAACTTGGAATAGATGACATAGATGACTTTATGAAGCTTTATGCAGTTTTTGGCGGCTTTCCCAAGTACTACGTAGCTATTGAAGATGAAGGACTCGAAGGAAAAAGCGCAGAGGAAATAATTAGAGCTCTTTTCTTCTCTCCCTCAGCGCCATTAGAAGAGGAAGTGCCAAGGATACTCTCCCTTGAGTTTGGAAGGCGTTCTGGAGTTTATTATGATATACTTGAGGCTGTGGCCAATGGAGCTACATCACTAAGCAAGATAGCGGGCTATATGAATCGAGAAGAGACATCACTAACGAGACAGATAAAGGAACTGGTTGATTACTTCAAGTTGCTCTCCTATGATAGAGCTATTCTTGGAAAGGAGAGAGTAATTTACATAAGACATCCACTGCTCAACTTCTGGTTCCGTTTCATCCATCCGAGGCTGAGTGAGTATGAAGCAATGCGTGAAGACCTTGGGGAAGAAGTGATCTCCATGCTGCCTGACTACACTGGAAGGAGGTTCGATTTCATCTGCAGAGAACTGCTCTGGATTTTAAATGTCAAAGGAGATTTACCCTTCAAGTTCACTGAGATAGGACGGCACTGGGGCTACTACAGAGAAAATGGACAGCGAAAAGTCTATGAAATAGATGTAGTTGCCCTCAGTCGAGACAAGAAAAAAGCCTTATTTGGCGAGTGCAAGTGGAGAAACAAGCCCATAAACGGTGAAGAAATCCTCGAAGAGCTGAAAAGAAAAGTCGAGCTAAGCAACTGGAAAGGAGAAAGCCACTACCTCCTAATATGCAGGAAAGCTAAGAACGTGCCTGATGAGTTAATAGTGCTGGATGAGAATGCAATACTCCAAATTTTGAGGGGTGATTAA
- a CDS encoding DUF3368 domain-containing protein: MFVIDNTVLSNFAKVEKLELLKDILKDSIITKQVLEEFNLGIERGILPKVKLPFKVVELKNEEIELYRKLCTSLGKGEASSIAVAKNRGRILLSDDLDARKAAYLLGVKVSGTIGVLVLGVKTDVLTLEEANQLLGAMIKSGFYSPIESLEEVLKH, translated from the coding sequence TTGTTTGTAATTGATAACACAGTACTATCGAACTTTGCTAAAGTCGAAAAGCTTGAATTACTAAAAGACATTTTGAAAGACTCCATAATCACAAAGCAAGTCTTAGAAGAATTCAACCTTGGAATTGAAAGAGGTATTTTGCCAAAGGTCAAACTTCCCTTTAAAGTTGTAGAACTCAAAAACGAGGAAATTGAACTGTACAGAAAACTTTGTACAAGCTTGGGGAAGGGAGAAGCCTCCAGCATCGCAGTGGCAAAAAATAGGGGAAGGATACTCCTTAGCGATGATTTGGATGCCAGAAAAGCTGCATACCTCCTAGGTGTTAAAGTCTCAGGTACAATTGGTGTTTTGGTGTTAGGCGTTAAAACTGATGTTCTAACATTGGAAGAGGCAAACCAACTTCTAGGAGCAATGATTAAAAGTGGCTTCTACTCTCCAATAGAGAGTTTAGAGGAAGTTTTGAAGCATTAA
- a CDS encoding type II toxin-antitoxin system VapC family toxin: MKLRLMFMTSGKFRFFIDSNVILNYFYGDENAREIIEIAENAGEIFINGIVLTEVSIRYLKDETGEKSYTLKHKPELVKNVDKSPLYSVLGNFLYLPDNVLIGEDAIALMDIYGLLPNDAVILATCKFYGIKYLISFDSDFREACGREGIILIDSKEKLNEIIGSGGSR; the protein is encoded by the coding sequence ATGAAATTGAGGCTGATGTTTATGACGAGTGGGAAGTTTAGGTTCTTCATTGACAGCAATGTTATTCTGAATTATTTTTATGGAGATGAGAATGCGAGAGAAATAATAGAGATTGCAGAAAATGCCGGTGAGATTTTCATAAATGGAATTGTTTTAACTGAAGTTTCAATAAGATACTTGAAAGATGAAACTGGCGAGAAAAGCTACACCTTGAAGCACAAACCGGAACTTGTTAAAAACGTTGATAAAAGCCCGCTCTACTCCGTTCTTGGTAATTTCTTATATCTCCCAGATAATGTACTTATTGGAGAAGATGCAATAGCATTAATGGACATTTACGGTCTTCTCCCGAATGATGCTGTAATCCTGGCAACCTGCAAGTTTTATGGGATTAAGTACTTGATATCATTTGATAGTGACTTTAGAGAGGCATGTGGGAGAGAAGGAATTATTCTCATTGATAGCAAAGAGAAGCTTAATGAAATAATTGGTTCTGGTGGCTCAAGATGA
- a CDS encoding DUF2283 domain-containing protein — MKEKVEFKPVDYDPVVDSLFVMVPKSEYEHSVMLGDDVILDFGRLSGRDKLDVIGFEILEASKKFGLDKHLLRNIKRLYAEIKISEDRVEMMISIVIVQRKKERERSRILEMANVGLPTAVTSISV, encoded by the coding sequence ATGAAAGAGAAGGTTGAGTTTAAGCCTGTGGATTATGATCCCGTAGTTGATTCACTCTTTGTAATGGTGCCCAAAAGTGAGTATGAGCATTCTGTTATGCTTGGAGACGATGTTATTCTGGACTTTGGTCGGCTTTCAGGCAGGGATAAGTTGGATGTCATTGGCTTTGAAATACTTGAAGCTTCCAAAAAGTTTGGGTTGGACAAACATTTGCTCAGAAACATTAAGAGACTCTACGCGGAGATTAAGATTAGCGAAGATAGGGTTGAAATGATGATTTCAATAGTCATAGTACAAAGAAAGAAGGAACGGGAGCGCTCAAGGATATTGGAAATGGCAAACGTCGGTCTTCCCACAGCTGTCACTTCAATTAGTGTCTAG